Below is a genomic region from Alphaproteobacteria bacterium.
CTGCCCACGCGCCGAGCATCCCAGACGCCTTCGCGGCGATGTTCGACGAACAAGTGGTGGTGCCCATCCCCGGCCGCGGCCATCTGATCGGCCGCGACGCCGTGATGGAGGCCTATCGCGCCAGCACGTCGTTCCGCGAGGGCACGATCTCCTGGGCTCCGATACGGGGCGGCATCTCCGCCGACGGCACGCAGGGCTTCACGCTCGGCTATCTCAACGTCAGCGCCGGCCCTCCCGAACGCCGCAACCGCAAATATCTCGCTTACTGGATTCGGCGTCCGCAAGGCTGGCGGATCGTCGCCTACCGCCTGCTTCCGCGCGCACCCGGCGAGGTCTCGACCGACCTGCTCGAACCCTCGCTCCCCGGTTTCACGGCCGCGCCGTCCACCAACGCCGCCCACATCGCGTCGCTCCGGGCTAGCCTGTCGGCCGCCGAGCAAGCCTTCTCCGACCGCGCCCAGCAGGTCGGCCTGCGCGCCGCCTTCCTCGAGTTCGGCCGCGCCGATGCGGTCAACATGTCGGATGGCCCGGGCTTCGCCGTCGGCCTCGCCGCCGTCACGGCCCATTTCCCTGAAAACGCGACGACCAGCCCGCTGCGCTGGAGCACCGAGCGAAGCTTCGTCGCCTCCTCGGGCGACCTCGGAGTCTCGATCGGAACGATCCACGCCAACGGCCCGGTGCCGGAAGGCCAGGGCGCGGATTTCCCCTTTTTCACCGTGTGGCGGAGGGACAGGCCCGGCGCGCCGTGGCGGTACATCGCCGAATGAAAATCCTCCCCGGAACGGGGAGGGGGACCTGCCGGAGGCGGGTGGGGGGTCGGAGGCTGTCGGCCCCACCACCATGCTTCGCATGGTCCCCCTCCCCGTTCCGGGGAGGACTAAGCCGCGACCACCTCCTGCTCGATCGCTCCGAAGATCGAGTGGCCCTCGCCGTCCTCCATCCAGATCCGCACCCTGTCGCCTACCTTGAGAAAGGGCGTCGCCGCCGCGCCGTCGAGGATCGTCTCGACTGTGCGCAGTTCGGCGAGGCAGGAATAGCCGCTCCCGCCGCGGTCGACCGGCTTGCCTGGGCCGCCATCCACGCCCTTGTTGGATACCGTGCCGGAGCCAAGGATCGTGCCCGCGCCCAGATTGCGGGTCCTGGCGAGGTGGGCGACTAGGGTGCCGAAATCGAAGGTCATGTCCTGCCCCGCATCGGCCCGGCCGAAGGGCTGGCCGTTGAGATCGACGCTGAGCACGCCGCGCAGCTTGCCGTCCGCCCAGGCCTCGCCCAGCTCGTCGGGCGTCACGAACACCGGCGACAGGGCGGAGGCAGGCTTGGACTGGAGGAAGCCGAAGCCTTTGGCCAGCTCGGCCGGAATCAGGTTGCGCAGGGAGACGTCGTTCACCAGCCCGACCAGCTTGATATGCTCCAGCGCCTCGTCGCGCGACACGCCCCGCGGCACGTCGTCGGTCACCACCACGATCTCCGCCTCGAGGTCGCAGCCCCAGGCCTCGTCGGCGAGCGGGATCGGGTCGCGCGGACCCAACATTTCGTCGGATGCGCCCTGATACATGAGCGGGTCGGTCCAGAAGCTCTCGGGCATCTCGGCGCCGCGCGCCTTCCGCACCAGCTCGACATGGTTCACGTAAGCCGATCCGTCGGCCCACTGGTAAGCGCGCGGCAGCGGCGCGTCGGCGGCCCGCTCGTGGAAGCGGTCGCGCGGGATGACCCCATGTTCGAGGTCGGTGGCGAGCAGCTGCAGCTGCGGCGCGATCCGCTCCCAGTCGTCGAGCGCGGCCTGAAGCGTGGGGGCGAGGTGGCCGGCCTCCGCGCACCAGGCGAGATCGCGGCTGGCGACGACGAGCCGCCCGTCGCGGCCGGATTTCAGGGAACCGAGTTTCATTGCTTCTCCGTCATTGCGAGAAGCGAAGCGACGAAGCAATCCAGAACCGCCGTCGCGCCGCACTGGATTGCTTCGCTGCGCTCGCAATGACGACAGCAACTGGCATTTCCGCTTGGCCTTGGCTAGGGCCGCAGCCGATCAAACCATCCGAGTCACGAGGAAATCATGCGTAATATCGATCATTTCGTCGCGGGCGGCGCCTATGCGTCGGGCGAGCGGCACGGCGACGTCTTCGATCCCAACAATGGCGGCGTTCAGGCCCAGGTGCGCCTCGGCACTGCGGCCGATCTCGCAAAGGCGGTCGCCGCCGCGCGCGAGGCCTTCCCCGGCTGGGCCGCGACCAACCCGCAGCGCCGCGCCCGGGTGATGTTCAACTTCAAGGCGCTGGTCGAAGCCAATATGGACGACCTCGCCCTGATGCTCTCCAGCGAGCACGGCAAGGTGATCGCCGACGCGCGCGGCGACGTGCAGCGCGGCCTCGAAGTGATCGAATATGCCTGCGGCATCCCCCACGCGCTGAAGGGCGAGTACACGCAGGGCGCGGGCCCGGGCATCGACGTCTATTCGATGCGCCAGCCGCTCGGCATCGTCGCCGGCATCACCCCGTTCAACTTCCCGGCGATGATCCCGATGTGGATGTTCGGCGTCGCCATCGCCTGCGGCAACGCCTTCATCCTCAAGCCCTCCGAGCGCGACCCTTCCGTCCCGGTCCGCCTCGCCGAGCTGATGAAGGAAGCCGGCCTTCCCGACGGAATCCTCCAGGTCGTCCACGGCGACAAGGAGATGGTCGACGCGATCCTCGATCACCAGGACATCCACGCGATCAGCTTCGTCGGCTCGTCCGACATCGCCCAGTACATTTACGGCCGCGGCACCGCGAACGGGAAGCGCGTCCAGGCCTTCGGGGGCGCCAAGAACCACGGCATCGTCATGCCCGACGCCGACCTCGACATGGTGGTCAACGACCTCGCCGGCGCCGCCTTCGGAAGCGCCGGCGAACGCTGCATGGCCCTTCCGGTCGTCGTCCCCGTCGGCGACAAGACCGCCGACGCGCTGCGCGAGAAGCTGATCCCCGCCATTCGCGCCCTGCGTGTCGGCATCTCCACCGACGCCGAGGCCCATTACGGCCCGGTCGTCACCGCCGCGCACAAGGCGAAGATCGAAAGCTACATCCAGATGTGCGCCGACGAGGGCGGCGAGCTGGTGATCGACGGTCGCGGCTTCAGCCTCCAGGGCCATGAGGAGGGCTTCTTCATCGGCCCGACCTTCTTCGATCATGTGAAACCGAGCTTCCGCTCCTACAAGGAGGAGATTTTCGGCCCCGTCCTCCAGATGGTCCGCGCCGACAGCTTCGAGGAGGCGGTGCGCCTTCCGAGCGAGCACGAATATGGCAACGGCGTCGCCATCTTCACCCGCAACGGCCACGCCGCGCGCGAATTCGCCGCGCGGGTCAACGTCGGCATGGTCGGGATCAACGTGCCGATCCCGGTCCCGGTCGCCTACCACACGTTCGGCGGCTGGAAGCGCTCGGGCTTCGGCGACATCGACCAGCACGGCCCCGAGGGCGTGCGCTTCTGGACCAAGAACAAGAAGGTCACCCAGCGCTGGCCGGACGGCTCGGCGACGGGCGAAAATGCCTTCGTCATCCCGACGATGGGTTGAGCCGGGATGAAGCTCTACCTCGCCCCGGGAGCCTGCTCGCAGGCGCCGCACATCGCGCTCCTGGAAACCGGATTGCCGTTCGAGGCGGTGAAGGTCGATCTGAAGACCAAGCGGCTGGAGACGGGCGAGGATTACACCGCGATCAATCCCAAGGGCGCGGTGCCGGCGCTCGCGCTGGACGACGGCACGCTGCTCACCGAGAACGCTGTCGTCCTCCAATATATCGCGGATCGGACGCCGGAAGCGCGCCTGATCCCGCCGGTCGGCACGCTGGCGCGCTACCGCGCGCTCGAATGGCTGAACTATATCGCGACCGAGCTGCACAAGGGCTTCGCGCCGCTCTTCCACCCGACCGGCGAACCGCGCGCCCACGTCATCGAGCAGCTCTCGGCGAAATTCGATTATGTGAACGCGCGGCTCGGCGACGGCCCCTATCTGGCCGGCGCGGACCTCAGCGTCGCCGATCTGTACCTGTTCGTGATCCTCGGCTGGACCCGAATCTTCCACATCGATCTCGCCCGCTGGCCGGCCCTCGCCGCCTTCCGGGCGCGCCTGCTGGAGCGCGAATCAGTGCGAGAGGCCCTGCACGCCGAGGGCTTCGCGCCGAAGTGACAGAGGCGCTGCGATTCAGGTTCAGCCTGACGAATCTCCGCGCTATGGGGCCAGCATGAGCCAGTTCGACCTCACCGACGAGCAGCGCCAGATCCAGGAGATGGCGCGAGCGTTCACCGCGGACGCGATCACCCCCCACGCGAGCGAATGGGACGAGAAGCACATCTTCCCGCGCGAGACGATCCGTGCAGCGGCCGAACTCGGCTTCGGCAGCATCTACGTGTCCGAGGATTCCGGCGGCATCGGGCTCGGGCGGCTCGAGGCGGCCCTGATCATGGAGGCGATGGCCTATGGCTGCCCCTCGACCAGCGCCTTCATCTCGATCCACAACATGGCGAGCTGGATGATCGACCGGTTCGGCGGACAGGCGGTCAAGGACAAATATCTCCCCTCGATGGTGACGATGGAGCGGATCGGCTCCTATTGCCTGACCGAGCCCGGCTCCGGCTCCGACGCCGCCGCGCTCAAGACCCGCGCGGTCAAGGACGGCGACCACTATGTCGTCTCCGGCTCCAAGGCGTTCATCTCCGGTGGCGGCGAGAATGAAATCTACGTGACCATGGTCCGCACCGGCGTCGACGGCCCCAAGGGCATTTCCTGTCTGGTGATCGAAAAGGACATGCCGGGCGTCTCGTTCGGCGCTCAGGAAAAGAAGCTCGGCTGGCATTCGCAGCCGACCGCCCAGGTCAATTTCGACGAGGTCCGCGTTCCGGCCGAGAATTTGGTCGGCGGCGAGGGCGAGGGCTTCCGGATCGCGATGATGGGTTTGGACGGCGGCCGGCTCAACATCGGCGCCTGCTCGCTCGGCGGCGCCCAGCGCTGCCTCGACGAGGCGGTCAGCTACACCAAGGAGCGCAAGCAGTTCGGCTCGGCCATCGCCGATTTCCAGAACACGCAGTTCATGCTCGCCGACATGGAGACCGAATTACAGGCCGCGCGGATGCTGCTCTACGCCGCGGCGGTGAAGGTCACCGAGAACGCGCCCGACAAGACCAAATTCGCGGCGATGGCCAAGCGGCTCGCGACCGATTCGGGCTCGTCGATCGTCGACCGCGCGCTCCAGCTCCACGGCGGCTACGGCTATCTCCAGGATTATCCGATCGAGCGCTTTTGGCGCGACCTTCGGGTCCATTCGATCCTCGAAGGCACCAACCAGGTGATGCGGATGATCGTCGGGCGGGAGCTGACCCGCCAGTGACCGACGCAGCGACGGACGCCGGCGAGGGCATCGCCGGGCAGTGGACATCGGCGATGGCGCGGCTTTCGGAAGCGGCGCAGTCCGCGCTCGCCGCGGGTCCCGGCCTCGCCGGCACGCGGCCCTACGATCCGCTGGCCCTGTTCCGGACGATGGCCGATTTCGCAGCCGGCTTCCGACCCGATCAGCTGCTCCAGGTCCAGATCGAGGCGGCGCGCGAATGGGGACGCTTCTGGGCCGAGGCCTGGTCGCCGGGCGAGCCCGCCGAGGCGAAGCCGCGCGACCGGCGCTTCGCCCATCCCGAGTGGGAGACCCAGCCCTATCGCACGCTTCGCGACGCCTATCTGCTCGCCTCGAAGCAGCTTCGCGGCGGCGTCAAGGCGGCGGGCGGCGACGGGCCCGACGCGGCGATGATGAACTTCCTGGTCGACCAATATCTGAACGCGGTCGCGCCGACCAACTTCGCGATGACCAATCCTGCGGTGGTCGAGCGCACGGTCGAGACCGGCGGCGCCAATCTCGCCGCTGGCTTCGCCCATTTGCTCGAGGATGTGGCGAGCGGCAAGGGCATCGTTCGCCGGCGCACGGAGAGCGATTTCGTCGTCGGCGAGACGCTCGCCGCAACCCCCGGGGCGGTCGTCTTCCAGAACGAGCTGTTCCAGCTCATCCAGTACGACCCGGCGACTTCGGACGTCGCGGCCGAGCCCCTGCTCTACGTGCCGCCGCTGGTGAACAAATATTACATGATCGATCTCCAGCCCCGCTCCAGCCTGGTCAAATGGCTGGTCGACCAGGGCCGGACGGTATTCGTCATCTCCTGGGTCAATCCCGACGAGCGCCACCGCGACATGGGCGTCGAGCAATATGTGCTCCAGGGCATCGTCGAGGCGATCGGCGCGGCGCGCAAGGCCGCGAATGCGGACAAGCTCGACCTGTTCAGCTTCTGCCTCGGCGGCACCCTCGTGGCGATCGCCCTCGCCTGGCTCGAAGCGAAGGGCCGGGCAAGCGAGGTCGCCAGCGCCACTTTGATCGGCTCGATGGTCGATTTCGCCGACATGCGCGACTGGTCGGCCTTCGTCCACGAGGCGCATTTGGAGGCACTCGAGGACCATCTCGCCAAACGCGGCTTTATCGACTCGACCGAGCTCCAGCAGCTCTTCGCCGCGGTCCGCTCGAACGACCTGATCTGGTCGTCGGTGGTCAACCACTACCTCCTCGACAAGCCCGCCCCCGCCTCCGACCTTCTCCACTGGTTCGAGGACGGCGCCCGCATCCCCGAGGCGTTCCTCAAGAGCTACAATCGCGGGCTGCTCGCCAGCAACGCGCTCAAGGAAGGCACCGGCTTCACGGTCGGCGGAGTGGCGATCGACCTTTCGGCGGTGAAAACTCCGGTGACGGTGATCGCCCTCAAGGACGATCACGTCTCGGCCTGGGAAGCGGTCTATGACGGCACGCATCTGTTCGGCGGCCCGGTCCAGTTCATCCTCGGCGGCTCTGGCCACAATGCCGGCGTGATCAACCCGCCGGCCGCCAACAAGCACGGCTACTGGACCAGCGAAGCCAGGCCCGCCTCTGCCGGGGAATGGCTGGAGGGCGCCACCCGCCACGAAGGCACGTGGTGGCCGGCTTGGAACGCCTGGCTCGACGCCCACAGCTCCGGCAAGGTGAAGGCGCGCAAGCCGAAGAATCCGATCGAGCCGGCGCCGGGAAGCTATGTGAGGGTGGTGCATGATTAATTGCTCCCCGGCGAAGGGGCACCCCGCAAAGTACTACTTTGCGGGGACCCCGAAGGCCGGGGCCCAGGCGGCGCGGAGCGCCGAACGCGCTACCGCGCGCTGTTTTTCTAAGGCCTGGACCCCGGCCTTCGCCGGGGAGCAGGGTGGGACCGAATGACCGATATTGACGACACGCTCACCTACATAGACGGCCGCGCCGGCCGCCTGAGGCTCAACCGGCCAAAGGCGCTCCATGCGCTCAACCTGCCGATGGTCCGCCAGATGACCCGCGCGTTGCTCGACTGGCGCCACGATCGCAGCGTGCGCCTCGTCATCATCGACCATGCCGAGGGGCGCGGCTTCTGCGCCGGCGGCGACGTGGTGAGCATCGCGCAGAGCGCGCAAGGGCAGAGCGAGGCCGGCCGCGCCTTCTTCTTCGAGGAATATCGGCTGAACCACCTGATGTACACCTACGCCAAGCCCGGCGTGGTGTTCATGGACGGGATCACGATGGGCGGCGGGGTCGGCATCGCCTGCCCCTGCCGCTATCGCGTGGCGACCGAGCGGACCATCTTCGCCATGCCGGAAACCACGATCGGCCTGTTCCCCGACGTCGGCGGCGGCCGCTACCTCTCGCGCCTGCGCGGCCGGATCGCGCAATATCTGGCGTTGACGGGCGCTCGGATCGACGGCGCCGACTGCGTCGCGCTCGGCCTCGCCAATTTCTATATTCCCTCGGACCGGCTTGAAGCGCTCAAGGCGCAGCTCTGCCGCGAGCCCCAGAAAGCGGAAAGCCTCCTCGCCGGGGCCGCGGTTCCTGCGCCGCCGTCCAAGATCGCCGAGGTCCTGCCGCTGATCGACCGCCTGTTCGCCTCGGACGATTATGAGGAGATCCTGGCCGCGCTCCGCGCCGACGCCGGCGATTGGGCGAAGGCGCAGCTAGAAGGACTCGCGGCCAAGTCGCCGACCGCCTGCAAGGTCTCCGTGCGCATGCTGGTCGAGAGCCCGCACCAGCCGCACTTTCTCGACGAGATGCGGATGGAGTTCGCCATCGTCACCCGAATGTTCCGCCACGGCGACTTCTACGAAGGCGTGCGCGCTTTGCTGATCGACAAGGACAACAATCCGCGCTGGGACCCGGCAGCGCCCGGGGAGGTCACGCCCGCCATGGTCGACGCCTTCTTCGAGCCCCTGCCGCAGAGCGAGGCGTGGAGCCCGCTGCCCCCCGAGGGAGATTAATTGGGGACAGTCCCTATTTAGCTAAAGGTTTGAGGACAAAGGAAATGACTTACGAGACGATCCTGGTCGAACAGCGCGGCGCGGTCACGCTCGTAACGCTCAACCGCCCGCAGGCGCTGAACGCGCTCAACTCGACCGTGCTCGCCGAGCTGATCGCCGTCTTCGCCGCCTACGACTCGGACGAAAGCCAGCGCTGCCTCGTCCTCACCGGCTCGGAGAAAGCCTTCGCCGCGGGCGCGGACATCAAGGAGATGTCGGACCAGGGCTTCGCCTCGATGTATTCCTCCAATTTCTTCGCCGGGTGGGAGAAGGTCACGGCAACCCGCAAGCCGTGGATCGCCGCGGTCGCGGGCTATGCGCTGGGCGGCGGCTGCGAGGTGGCGATGATGGCCGATTTCATCATCGCCGCCGATACAGCCAAGTTCGGCCAGCCCGAGATCAAGCTCGGAGTCACGCCCGGCATGGGCGGCTCGCAGCGCCTGACCCACGCGGTCGGCAAGGCCAAGGCGATGGAGATGTGCCTGACGGGGCGAATGATGGGCGCCGAGGAAGCGGAGCGTTCGGGCCTCGTCGCCAGGGTCGTCCCCGCCGCCGAGCTGATCGACGAGGCGCTTAAGACCGCCGAGACGATCGCTTCGATGTCGCCGGTCGCCGCGATGGCCAACAAGGAAATGGTCAACGCCGCCTTCGAGAACGGCCTCGCCCAGGGCATCGCTTTCGAGCGCCGCCTGTTCCACGGCCTGTTCGGCACCGAGGACCAGAAGGAAGGCATGAGCGCCTTCGTCGCCAAGCGCGCTGCGGAGTGGAAGGGAAGATAGAGCGCTGGAAATAGAGACGCCCAAGCCCTTTGCCGTTCGCCCCGAGCGAAGTCGAGGGGCCCGGCCGAGCGAAGCCGAGGCTTCACATTCTCGGCTCCGCTCGAAGGGATGTCTCGACTTCGCTCGACACGAACGGGTTGGAAGGACTTCGAAATGGCGAAAGTAGCATTCATCGGGCTCGGCAATATGGGCGGCGGGATGGCCGCGAACCTCGCCAAGGCGGGGCACGACGTCGCCGCCTTCGACCTCAGCGAGGATGCCCTCCTCCGCGCCGAGGCGCGCGGCGCCGCCCGAGCCGCCTCCGCGCAGGAAGCGGTGGTGGGCGCCGAGGCGGTGGTGACCATGCTCCCCGCCGGACGCCACGTTCGCGAGGTCTACGAGACCTCGATCATCGGCCACGCCCCCGCCGGCGCGATCCTGATGGATTGCTCGACGATCGACGTCGCCACCGCGCGCGAGGAGATCGAAAAGGCGACGGCCGCCGGCTACGACATGGTCGACGCCCCGGTCTCCGGCGGGATCGCCGCGGCGGAAGCCGGCACCCTCACCTTCATGGTCGGCGGCTCCGGCGAGGCGTTCGAGCGGGCCCGACCTTTCCTCGAGCAAATGGGCAAGGCGGTGATCCACGCGGGCGACGGCGGTGCGGGCCAGGCGGCGAAGATCTGTAACAACATGCTCTTGGGCGCGACGATGGTCGCCACCTGCGAAGCCTTCGCCATGGCGAAGAGGCTCGGCCTGGATCTGCAGACCTTCTACGACATTTCCTCCAAAGCCTCGGGCCAAAGCTGGTCGATGACCTCTTATTGCCCGGTCCCGGGAGTCGGCCCCGAGACTCCGGCCGACCGCGGCTACGAGGGCGGCTTCGCGGCCACCCTGATGCTCAAGGACCTGCGCCTGGCGATGGAGGCGGCCCAGAGCGTCGACGCCTACACGCCGATGGGCGCGGAGGCCGAGACGCTCTACGCCCGCTTTGCCGAAAGCCTGGGCGGGGGCGGCAAGGATTTTTCGGCGATCATCAAGATGATCGACGACAGCTGGAAAAGGCCGGCGATCTAGGACAGCTTAATCGTCATTGCGAGGAGCGAAGCGACGAAGCAATCCAGACGGACGGCGGGGCCCAACTGGATTGCTTCGCTACGCTCGCAATGACGAAGCGGTGTTTAGTTCCCCGGCGATGCCGCGTCGGCCGGCGCCGGGCGCACCGAGCCGAAATCGGAGCCCACCGGGATCCCGATCAGCGTCGTATCGGGGATCGAGCGGTCGAGCACGATGCACTCGGCGAAGCGCGGCCGGGCGCAGATCTGCCAGCGGTCGCCGGGGTGGATGGCGATGCTGCGCGGGTGGTAATCCCACTCGAACATGCGCTTGGCCGCGTCGACCTCATAGTCCTCGCCGTTAAAATTGGTCTGGTTGTAGATCATCATCCGCCCCGCGACGACGTCGGGCGCTGCCCGGGTCGGAGCGGGCGCTTGCGCCTGCATCGCGGACGCCGGAACGGCGAGAGTCGCGGCGGCCAGCGCCGCAATCGTCAGATTCTTCATCACTTTTTCCCACCAAGGATTAGGCCGTTGAATTTGTAGGATTTTGCGAAGCCCTTGCCAAGCCGGAATCCAGCACGCCCGCGACCGCCCCGCGCCAACCGGCAAGCCGCTGCGCGCGCGCCTTTTCTTCCATGGCCGGAGCGAAACTCGCGACCGCCCCGCGCATCGCCGCGGCCTCCTCGAGCGAGCCGAACAGACCAGCGCCCACCCCGGCGAGCATCGCGGCGCCGAGCGCGGTGGTCTCGATGAACGCTGGCCGCTCGACCTCCAGGCCGAGGATGTCGGCGAGATCCTGGGCGAGCCAGTCGTTGGCCGCCATGCCCCCGTCGATCCTGAGGCATTCCCACGCCGCGCCGTCGCCGGCGAAGGCGGTCATCAGATCGTGCGTCTGGTGCGCCTGCGCCTCCAGTGCCGCGCGCACGACATGGGCGCGGGTCGCGGAGAAGCTGAGGCCCGAAATCGCCGCCCGCGCGTCCGGCCGCCAGTGCGGCGCGCCGAGCCCGGAAAGCGCAGGAACCAGATAGACCCCTTCGTTGCCCTCCACGCTGCGCGCCAATTCCTCGCTCTCGGCGGAATGGGCGATCAGGCCGAGCGAGTCGCGAAGCCACTGGAACAGGCTGCCCGCGACGAACACCGATCCTTCCAGCGCATAGCGCCGCTCCCCCCCGATCTGCCAAGCGACGGTGGTCAGCAGGCGGTTTTGCGACACCGGCGCCTGCGTGCCGGTATGGGTGAGCACGAACGCGCCCGTTCCGTAGGTCGCCTTGGTCTCGCCCGGAGCGAAGCAGCCCTGGCCGATCGCCGCCGCCTGCTGATCCCCGGCCATTCCTGAGATTCGGATCGGCCCGCCGAGCTGGCGAGTCCCGCTGAAGTCCCCGGCGCAGTCGACGATCTCCGGCAACGCCTTGAGCGGCACGCCGAACAGGTCGCACAATCCCTCATCCCAACGCCCCGTGTGGATGTCCATCAGCGCGGTGCGCGAGGCGTTGGTCGCGTCGGTGATGTGACGCCCGCTTTTGGTCAGCTTGTAGATCAGCCAGCTCTCGACGGTGCCGACCGCGAGGTCGTCGCCCGACTCCCGGAGCTGCGGCCAATGCTCCAGCGCCCAGGCGATCTTGCTCGCCGAAAAATAGGGATCGAGCAGCAGCCCCGTTTTGGCCTGCAGCGCGGGCTCCTCGCCTTGCTCCTTCAGCCTGGCGCAGAAATCGGCCGTGCGCCGATCCTGCCACACGATCGCCGGGGCCAGCGGCTTCAAGGTGCGCTTCGACCAGAAGACGATCGTCTCGCGCTGGTTGGTGATTCCGATCGTCGCGATCCGCTCCCAACCGCCCGCCTTGACTGCCATCCTCTGCGCGCAGCGGAGCGACAGCCGCCAGATCTCGTCGGCGTCGTGCTCGACCCAGCCCGCCCGGGGATATTGCTGGCTTAGCTCCCGCTGCGCGACACCGTGGCAGGTGCCGTCGAGCCCGAAGAGCATCGCGCGCGTGCTGGTCGTCCCCGCATCGATCACCAGAATATTGTCGCCGGCCATCCCGCGCCTCCGCCCCCATCGTCATTCCCGCGAACGCGGGAATCCAGCTTTTTCTTCTTCGCCCCTTTTCAGCGCCAGCCTGACACCCCTTCCCGCTTTCGCGGGAATGACGTTAGGGGGTGGAGATGGACTCCTTCGATCTCCTCGTCGTCGGCGGCGGAATCAACGGGGCGGCGATCGCCCGCGACGCGGCGGGGCGCGGGCTCGACGTGCTGCTGGTGGAGAAGGACGATCTCGCCGCCCACACCAGCTCCGCCTCGTCCAAGCTGATCCACGGCGGCCTTCGCTATCTCGAGCAATACGAGTTCCGCCTGGTGCGCGAATCCCTGCACGAGCGCGCCATCCTGCTTCGGACGGCGCCCCATATCGTCCGCCCGCTCAAGTTCGTCCTGCCCGATCCGCCGGGCGGCCGCCCCTTCTGGCTGCTGCGCCTCGGCCTGCTGCTCTACGATCTGCTGCGCGGCCGCGACGAGCTTCCCCGTTCGCGCCGTGAGACGGCAGCCGATCCCGCGCTTAAGCTCGGCTTCACGCGCGCTTTCTACTACGACGCGTGGGTCGACGATGCCCGCCTGGTGGTCCTCAACGCCCTCGACGCGGCCGAACGCGGCGCCGAGATCGCCGTCGGCACCGAGCTGATCTCGGCGCGCCGCGACCGCGAAACGTGGATCGCCCGGCTGTCGGACGGTCGCACCGTCACCGCGCGCACGATCGTCAACGCCGCCGGCCCCTGGGTCGCCGAAGTGCTCAACCAGCGCCTCGGCGCGCGAAGCGAAAGCCGGGTCCGTCTCGTCAAGGGAAGCCACATCCTCGTGCCCCGGCTGTGGCAGGGCGATCAGGCCTACATCCTCCAGAACGAAGCGGACGGGCGGGTGGTCTTCGCCTTGCCCTACGGCGAGAACAGCCTGATCGGCACCACCGACATTTCCGTCGCCACGCCCGGCGAGGCGGTCGCCTCGGCGGAGGAGATTGCCTATCTCTGCGCCGCCGCCAATGCCTATTTCGTCCGGCACACGTCGCCCGCCGACGTCATCTGGGCCTATGCAGGAGTCCGCTCGCTCTACGATGACGGGGCAAGCCGCCCAAAGGACATCACCCGGGACTATCATCTCGAGCTCGACCCGGCGCCCGGCGCGAAATTGCTCTCGGTCTTCGGCGGCAAGATCACCACCGCGCGCGCGCTGGCGATCGAGGCGCTCGACCGGCTCGGCGTCGGCGGCCTCAAGTTCACGACCAATTCGGCGTTGCCCGGCGGCAACGTCGGCGAGGGTTTCAACCGCCGCCTCTCGGAGCTTTCCGCCTGGCTCCCGGGCGACATCCTGCTCCGCCTCGCCCGCGCCTACGGCACCCGGATCGACGCGGTAATCGGCGAGGCCGAGGCGCTCACCGATCTCGGCCGTCATTTCGGCGCGGGCCTCTACGAAGCCGAGGTGCGCTATCTCATGGACACCGAATTCGCCCGAACCGCCGACGACATCCTCTGGCGCCGGACCAAGCTCGGCCTCGCCATGAGCCCCGCCGAACGGAAGGAATTGGCGGACTGGATCGGAACGCGGGCGAATTCGCGCCGTTGACCGCTCATGCGTAGAACCACCGGCTGGAAGCTCGATCCCGACCAGCGCACCGAGTTGCTGCTGCAATTTCCGCCTCG
It encodes:
- a CDS encoding class I poly(R)-hydroxyalkanoic acid synthase, translating into MTDAATDAGEGIAGQWTSAMARLSEAAQSALAAGPGLAGTRPYDPLALFRTMADFAAGFRPDQLLQVQIEAAREWGRFWAEAWSPGEPAEAKPRDRRFAHPEWETQPYRTLRDAYLLASKQLRGGVKAAGGDGPDAAMMNFLVDQYLNAVAPTNFAMTNPAVVERTVETGGANLAAGFAHLLEDVASGKGIVRRRTESDFVVGETLAATPGAVVFQNELFQLIQYDPATSDVAAEPLLYVPPLVNKYYMIDLQPRSSLVKWLVDQGRTVFVISWVNPDERHRDMGVEQYVLQGIVEAIGAARKAANADKLDLFSFCLGGTLVAIALAWLEAKGRASEVASATLIGSMVDFADMRDWSAFVHEAHLEALEDHLAKRGFIDSTELQQLFAAVRSNDLIWSSVVNHYLLDKPAPASDLLHWFEDGARIPEAFLKSYNRGLLASNALKEGTGFTVGGVAIDLSAVKTPVTVIALKDDHVSAWEAVYDGTHLFGGPVQFILGGSGHNAGVINPPAANKHGYWTSEARPASAGEWLEGATRHEGTWWPAWNAWLDAHSSGKVKARKPKNPIEPAPGSYVRVVHD
- a CDS encoding enoyl-CoA hydratase/isomerase family protein codes for the protein MTDIDDTLTYIDGRAGRLRLNRPKALHALNLPMVRQMTRALLDWRHDRSVRLVIIDHAEGRGFCAGGDVVSIAQSAQGQSEAGRAFFFEEYRLNHLMYTYAKPGVVFMDGITMGGGVGIACPCRYRVATERTIFAMPETTIGLFPDVGGGRYLSRLRGRIAQYLALTGARIDGADCVALGLANFYIPSDRLEALKAQLCREPQKAESLLAGAAVPAPPSKIAEVLPLIDRLFASDDYEEILAALRADAGDWAKAQLEGLAAKSPTACKVSVRMLVESPHQPHFLDEMRMEFAIVTRMFRHGDFYEGVRALLIDKDNNPRWDPAAPGEVTPAMVDAFFEPLPQSEAWSPLPPEGD
- a CDS encoding enoyl-CoA hydratase, with translation MTYETILVEQRGAVTLVTLNRPQALNALNSTVLAELIAVFAAYDSDESQRCLVLTGSEKAFAAGADIKEMSDQGFASMYSSNFFAGWEKVTATRKPWIAAVAGYALGGGCEVAMMADFIIAADTAKFGQPEIKLGVTPGMGGSQRLTHAVGKAKAMEMCLTGRMMGAEEAERSGLVARVVPAAELIDEALKTAETIASMSPVAAMANKEMVNAAFENGLAQGIAFERRLFHGLFGTEDQKEGMSAFVAKRAAEWKGR
- the mmsB gene encoding 3-hydroxyisobutyrate dehydrogenase, which produces MSRLRSTRTGWKDFEMAKVAFIGLGNMGGGMAANLAKAGHDVAAFDLSEDALLRAEARGAARAASAQEAVVGAEAVVTMLPAGRHVREVYETSIIGHAPAGAILMDCSTIDVATAREEIEKATAAGYDMVDAPVSGGIAAAEAGTLTFMVGGSGEAFERARPFLEQMGKAVIHAGDGGAGQAAKICNNMLLGATMVATCEAFAMAKRLGLDLQTFYDISSKASGQSWSMTSYCPVPGVGPETPADRGYEGGFAATLMLKDLRLAMEAAQSVDAYTPMGAEAETLYARFAESLGGGGKDFSAIIKMIDDSWKRPAI
- the glpK gene encoding glycerol kinase GlpK, giving the protein MAGDNILVIDAGTTSTRAMLFGLDGTCHGVAQRELSQQYPRAGWVEHDADEIWRLSLRCAQRMAVKAGGWERIATIGITNQRETIVFWSKRTLKPLAPAIVWQDRRTADFCARLKEQGEEPALQAKTGLLLDPYFSASKIAWALEHWPQLRESGDDLAVGTVESWLIYKLTKSGRHITDATNASRTALMDIHTGRWDEGLCDLFGVPLKALPEIVDCAGDFSGTRQLGGPIRISGMAGDQQAAAIGQGCFAPGETKATYGTGAFVLTHTGTQAPVSQNRLLTTVAWQIGGERRYALEGSVFVAGSLFQWLRDSLGLIAHSAESEELARSVEGNEGVYLVPALSGLGAPHWRPDARAAISGLSFSATRAHVVRAALEAQAHQTHDLMTAFAGDGAAWECLRIDGGMAANDWLAQDLADILGLEVERPAFIETTALGAAMLAGVGAGLFGSLEEAAAMRGAVASFAPAMEEKARAQRLAGWRGAVAGVLDSGLARASQNPTNSTA